The Geminocystis sp. NIES-3708 genomic sequence TAGCTTCTATTTCTGGAGTCAGCGAAAATATCGTCAAAAATTAATTGATTTTTTATCTATTATTTAGTAGTAAAAAAAGAATCAAAAGATGTTTATATATATAAATCGAAAAATGGCTTGTTAATGCTTTTATTTATATAAAATTAAGCATTATTAGAGTAATATTTATAAGACAAAAAAAGAGCATTTTCAAATGGGTATGCTCATGGAATAAAAGAATTAGGAGTAATTCCATTTAGGTTAACATCTGAAAAGTAAGTTAATACATCAATACCTGTCCATAAAATTACAAACTATCTCTGTCTTTTTTAAAAAAACTAAAGAGTTCATCGTCAAAAAATGGTATTTTATGAAAGTGTCATTTTTTTGATTTAACTATAGGAATATAAAGTTATGATAGATACTCCCCCTTCAACTATCGATATTGCTCAGGCTTTATCGATTCCCGCAGATTTAGATTTTGATTTACCGAATCCTGAAGATGACGGTATTGCGGAGGAGGAGTTTCTGCAACAAGTGGAAAATAGTTGGAAAGTTTGCGAGCGCTTCGATTTACAAACTGATATTTGGCGTGGTAGGATTTTGCGCACCGTCAGAGATAGAGAAAAGCATGGGGGAGAAGGTAGAGGTACAGGTTTTCTTAATTGGCTCAAAAATAGAGAAATTACCAAGAGTCAAGCTTATGCTTTTATTCAGTTAGCTAATAGTGCTGATACTCTATTAGAAGACGGAAAATTAGATCCTGAAGCGATTAATAATTTTAGTAAACGCGCTTTTGTGGAAACCGCTAAAGCTGATCCAGAAATTCAAAAATTAGTTAGTGAAGCCGCTCAAAATGGTGATCGTATTACTCGTCGAGAAGTCAAACAATTAACAGATGAATATACAGCGATGAATTCCGATTTATTGCCTGATATTGTTAAAGAAAAAGCCGTAGATGGATCATTACCCCCTCGACATTTAGCACCTTTGGTAAAAGAATTAGAAAAATTACCTGAAGAACAAATTGCCGAAATTCGTAAAGAAGTAGAGGAAAATCCAGATGTTGATACCGTTAAACAAATGACTTCCACAGCCAAAAGCTTATCTAAATATTTAGATTCTGCTTCTCAAGTTGAAACCTTAAGAGGTTCTAGTGTAGATATAGAAAGAGCCTTAGATGAGGCGTTGAGATTAGATTGTTTAAGTATTACCGCAGATTTAGTTAAACAAGCTACAAATTTAGAACAAACTGTCGGTAAATTATATACTTTATGGAAAAAACTAGGTAGTGTAGCAGATCGTCTTTATGTAGAAACTGGTGCGAGTAGTCCTAATTTGCGATCGCTATTAAGTTGTTTAGAAAAACTCACCAGTGAAATGATCGAATTACATTTAGACGATGGAGGAGATAAAATGATTCGCTTAAAAATTATGAGTGATGAAATATAAATAGGCTCTGCTGAATCAATCTAAAGTGTTTTAAGTCATAGTTTTTAAAAGAACTTTATTTACACTTTTTCAACAGAGCCTAATTATTCATTTTTAACTAGCGGCTTGTAATCTGGCTCTAGCTTTTTTTACATTCTGAGTCGCTTTCATTTGCAAACGAATATCACCAGAAGTTGTAGCTTGTTCGAGAGATTTTTGAGCTTCTGCTAAACCATTCTGAGCTTCTTCTTTATTAATAGAGTCCCCTAATTCAGCACCATTGACCAAAATTTTAACTTCATTTTGTTCCACTTCCGCAAAACCACCCATAACAGCAATGGATTTCCATTCTTTATCAGAGCGAACACGAATGACACCAATATCAAGATTAGTTAATAAAGGTGCGTGATCTGTTAAAATGCCTAATTGTCCACTACTACTTGGTAAAATTACCTCCTGAGCAGTTTGATCCCACACAGTCTTATCTGGGGTAATTACTCTTACTGTTAAAGTCATAATTTAATTGTAAATTTAATACTTATAATCTTATGTGAAGCACAATTAAAAATTTATAAGTTAGAATTAAAACCCTTATTGTGAAACAAAGGATCAAAACTCTAACTATTGATTAATTGTTCATTGTTAATTGTTCATTAAATGAAATTAGCCTTTCATTTTTTCAGCTTTAGCGATTACTTCCTCAATAGAACCAACCATATAAAAAGCCTGTTCAGGTAAGCTATCTAATTCACCAGAAAGAATTTTATTGAATCCTTTAATGGTGTCAGCTAAAGTTACATATTTACCGGGGCTACCAGTGAATACTTCAGCGACAAAGAAAGGTTGAGATAAGAAACGTTCAATTTTACGAGCACGATCAACCACTAAGCGATCTTCTTCAGATAATTCATCTAAACCGAGAATCGCAATAATATCTTGTAATTCTTTATAACGTTGTAAAGTGGACTGTACAGCACGAGCAGTGTTATAGTGATCTTCACCAACAATACTAGGTTGTAACATTGTACTACTGGAATCAAGGGGATCAACCGCAGGATAAATACCTTTAGAAGCCAAACCACGAGACAATACTGTAGTACCGTCTAAGTGAGCAAAGGTAGTAGCAGGAGCAGGATCGGTTAAATCGTCCGCAGGTACATATACCGCTTGAATAGAGGTGATAGAACCTTCTTTGGTGGAGGTAATACGTTCTTGTAATTCACCTACATCTGTACCGAGAGTGGGCTGATAACCTACCGCAGAGGGCATTCTTCCTAGAAGTGCAGATACTTCAGAACCAGCTTGAACGAAGCGGAAAATATTATCAATAAAGAGCAATACGTCTTGTTTGTTAACGTCACGGAAGTATTCTGCCATAGTCAGTGCAGATAATCCTACACGCATTCTTGCTCCGGGAGGCTCGTTCATTTGTCCATAAACTAGAGCAATTTTGGAGTTTTCAGGATTTTCAGAGTCGATTACCTTAGACTCAATCATTTCGTTGTAGAGGTCATTACCTTCACGAGTACGCTCACCTACACCACCAAACACAGATACACCACCATGTTGAATAGCGATGTTGTTGATTAATTCCATCATAATAACGGTTTTGCCAACACCAGCACCACCAAATAAACCAATTTTACCGCCTTGACGATAAGGGGTTAATAAGTCCACAACTTTGATACCAGTTTCAAATACGGTAGGTTTGGTATCTAAATCAGTGAAAGCAGGAGCTTTACGGTGAATAGGAGAAGTTTCGGTGGTATTAACAGGCCCTTTTTCATCTACAGGTTCACCTAAAACGTTGAAAATACGTCCTAAAGTTGCTTTACCAACAGGAACACTGATAGGTGCACCTAAATCAACAATTCTCATGCCTCTAACTAAACCATCAGTGGTAGTCATGGATACGGCACGAACTTGATTATCACCTAAAAGCTGTTGTACTTCACAGGTAACAGAAACTTCTTGTCCTGCTTCATTAGTACCTTCAACACGAATAGCGTTATAAATACGGGGAAGACTGCCGCTAGGAAATTCAGCATCAACCACCGGCCCAATTACCTGAACGATTTTACCGACGTTTGTTTTTTCTTGTACTGCAACCATGCTGATTTATTGTTAATTTACTTTCGTAAATATTAATTTATAATAAAATTTGCCACTTTCAAGATTATCATGTACTGGATCAATTTATGATCCCAATTTACCCCAGTTCGACAGAAGAAAAATGTTCAAGATAAGGGACACTACAAGACAAGGAGATGAAAAAGATGTTTTACAGGAAAATTGATCTTTTTAACGATTTTTGTAATATATTCAACAGGATTTAATTGTTATGCCTGAGAATAAGAAACAACCATTAACAGAAATTGCTAAAGTCTTTTTAAAGCTAGGTGCGATCGCCTTTGGTGGTCCCGCCGCCCATGTTGCGATGATGGATGAGGAAATTGTTAATAAACGGCAGTGGATGAGTCGAGAAAAACTGTTGGATTTATTAGGAGTAACAAACTTAATACCTGGTCCTAATTCTACAGAGTTAGCTATTCATATCGGCTATGAAAAAGCTGGTTGGAAAGGGTTAATCGTTGCTGGTAGTTGCTTCATTTTTCCTGCTATGGCTATCGTCTGGATTTTGGCTATTTTATATGTGCGTTACGAAAATGTACCTTCTGCCGAATGGTTATTGTACGGTATTAAACCTGTTGTTATCGCTATTATTATTCAAGCTTTGTGGAAATTGGGTAAAAAAGCCATGAAAAATATTCCTACTACCATAGGAGGTATTTTAGCTACTGTAGGCTTCTTTTTTGGTGGTGATGAGGTGATTATTTTATTGGTGGTAGGATTGGGAGTAATGGTATATGAAAATTTTGCTAAAAATAAGATGCAAGGTGCTCTTTTATTGCCATTTTCAGGATTATTGGCTCAAAATAGCGTTAATTTAACATTTATTCCCAGTGGATTAAATATATTTTTAGCTTTCCTCAAAATTGGTAGTCTTCTTTACGGTGGCGGTTATGTTTTATTGGCATTTTTACAGCGAGATTTAGTAGAAAATTATCAATGGTTAACTTCTGAACAACTGTTAGATGCGATCGCCATCGGACAATTAACTCCTGGACCTATTTTTACAACAGCGACATTTGTTGGTTATTTAGTTGCGGGAAATTTAGGTGCAATTTCTGCTACTGTTGGCATATTTTTACCTTCTTTTCTTTTGGTTTTATTGGTTAATCCTTGGGTAAATAAAATTCGTAATTCTCAATCGGCGAGTAGTTTTTTAGATGGAGTTAATACTGCTTCTTTAGGCTTAATGGCAGGAGTTACATTTATTTTAATTCGTACGTCAGTTATCGATTCCTTGACTTTAATTTTAACGATAGTAACAACAATAATAATTTTTTGTTATCAGGTAAACTCTGCATGGTTAGTTTTAGGCGGAGGATTATTAGGCTTTATTGTCATGAATAATTAAACATTAGTAATTGCTAACAAAAATATTCTTAAAATATATTTAATAATTATGGAACGAAAAACTTTTATTAAAGATGATAAAATTCAGATTTCTTACTTAGAATGGAATCAAGGAAAAACTCCTTTAATGTTATTACATGGCATGGCTGATAACGCTTTTGTATGGACAAGTTTAGGAGAACATTTAAAAGATAACTATCATATTATTGCTCCTGATTTAAGAGGACATGGTGATAGTAGTAAACCAGAAACAGGATATTTTACTGAAGATATAATTAGCGATTTAGAAGCATTGATTAATTATTTAGGTTGGCAAAAGATTCATATTTTAGCACATTCTTGGACGGCAAAATTAGTACCTATTTGGGCAACAAAAAATCCTGATTATTTTTTAAGTATGATTTTAGTTGATCCTTTTTATATTAATAAAATACCTGATGTTTTTAAAATAACTTTTCCGTTTCTTTATCAAGTTTTACCTTTCCTGAAAATGACGGGTAATTTCACCACTTATGAAAAAGCCGAAAATTTAGCAAAAACATTAAAACAATATCAAGGATGGACACCACTACAGGAAAAAGTATTTCAAAATAGTATCAAAAAAAATGATGATGGTACATGGTCAAGTAAATTTGTTCTTGAAGCAAGAAATGAAATTTTTACGGATGTTATGTTACAAGCTGGTTTAACGGAAAAATTAGTAATTCCTACTTTATTTATTCAGCCTGAAAAGGGATTAAATCGAACATCATGGCAACTTCAACCTTTTAAAACTTATTTGTCTAATTTAACCATCAAAACTGTGCCTAGTAATCATTGGGCTTTTTTGGTACAACCACAACCATTTAATGAAGTTATTGAGGAATTTTTAGAAACACGAAAAAATTAAAGTTTATGACTATTAAAAATTAGTAATAATTATCAAACTAATAGTTCAATTCATCGGTTTTTTGTCTCAACTTTATTCGTTATAATCAGAAAGAAAATTTTAAACAACTTCAATGACTGATTTAATCGCACTTTTTTCTGCCGCAGCCTTCGGAGGGTTGTTAGCTTCAATTTTAAAACAACCTGTTATCTTAGGATATTTATTAGCTGGAATTATTGTTGGTCCTTTTGAATTAGGATTAATTCATGATTATGAAATTGTAGAAACCATCGCCGAATTAGGTGTAACTTTCTTACTCTTTGCTATCGGTGTAGAATTTTCTTTTGCAGAGTTAAATAAGGTTAGAAATATTAGCTTAGGAGGTGGAGGTTTACAACTTGCCTTAACCATCGGCATCACTGCTTTTATTTCTTTTACAGTGGGATGGGTAGCATCTATTCCTGAAGGTATTTTTTTAGGGGAACTTTTATCTCTTTCTTCTACTGCTGTGGTGATTAAAGCTTTGATGGAATCCAATGAAACTGGGACTTCTCATGGTCAAGTTATGCTTGGTATCCTCATAGTTCAAGATTTAGCATTAGGTTTAATGTTAGCAGTATTACCTGCTTTAAATCAACCTATTGATGAAATTGGTATTGCTATTGGTGTTGCTTTACTCAAATTGGCTTTATTTGCTTTAGGTGCGATCGCCGTAGGTAAGTGGTTAATTCCACCATATTTAAAATTATTGGCAAAAACAGAAAGTAAGGAAATATTTTTATTAGGGGTGGTGGCTTTATGTTTATGTATTGCTTTATTAACAGGAGAAATCGGCTTATCAACTGAAATGGGTGCATTCGTAGCAGGTTTAATGATTTCTGAAGTGGAATATTCAGATCAAACCCTTGATTATGTTGAGCCTTTACGAGATATTTGTGCGGCGGCATTTTTCGTGTCCATCGGTATTTTAATTGATCCTGTATTCCTTTGGAATAATTTAGCTTTAATTTTAGGATTAGTATCCTTAGTATTTGTTGGTAAATCATTAATTATTACTCCTTTAGTTATACTATTTCGTTATCCTCTTAAAACTGCCTTGATAGCAGGATTCGGATTAGCCCAAATTGGAGAATTTTCTTTTGTTTTAGCCGATAAAGGTAGGGATTTTTCTTTGATTTCTAATGATATTTATATGTTAGTCTTAGGAACTACGGCGATGACTTTAGTTGTAACTCCTTTTGTACTCAAATTTTTACCCATTATCTTATCTGAGGCAGAATCTTCTCCTACTTTTGAAAATTGGTTTGCAACATTAGAAAAACCCATAGAAATTTCTGAAGAATCAACCTTTAAGAATCATGTTATTGTTTGTGGTTATGGAAGAGTTGGCAAAAATGTCGTTAAACTTTTATTAAATCAAGGACATAAAGTGTTAGTCATTGATCAATCTGAAGAAAAAATCAAAAAACTTAGGGACAAAAAAATACCTTATCTTTACGGTAGTGCCTCAAGTTTAGTGGTTTTGGAAAAAGCAGAAGTTTGTAGTGCCAAAGCTATGGCGATCGCCTTACCCGATTCCATGAGTTCAAGATTATGTGTCAAAAGAGCGTTACAAATTAATCCTGAATTAGATATGGTAGTACGGGCTAACGATGCAGAAGATATTGAAATGCTGTATCAACTAGGTGCAAAAGAGGTTATACAACCAGAGTTTGAAGCTAGTTTGGAACTTTCAGGACATTTACTAAGAGTATTAGGAGTATCAAAACTTATAATTCAACAAAAAATCCAAGAAATCAGGCAATCTCAATATCTTCAACTACAACCTGAACGCTCTGATGAAGAAATTTTAAGAGAACTAGAAGAAGCTGTCAGTACCATGAATAATAAATGGTACACTTTACCTGCAGAATCATCTTTAATTGGTATGACTCTGGAAAAAGCCCATGTGCGTCGCTTAACTGGAGTAAGTATCATTGAAATTAAACGCTCAAACGGCGAAAAATTAGACTACCCTCCTGCACAAACAGTTTTTGAAAAAGATGATAAATTATTGCTAGTAGGTGCACCAGAAGATTTTGAGGCTTTTGATTATTTAGCGAAAGAAAAAGTCATGTTACCGAAGGAAGGAGAATCCTGTCTTTGGGTATCAATACCTAAAAATAGTGATCTTGCCAGTCAAAAACTAGAGGAAATCAAACAACAAAAACAGTCTGGAGTTATTATTCAAGGCATTAGACGTAAAAATCAATATATTCGTTTTCCTGATGCGGAGAAGGATATTAAAGCTGGTGATAATATCTTATTATTCGGTAAATTAGATAAGCTAACTCAAATTAGTTAATTAATATAAAATAACAAGATTCTATACCGTCTCAGAAGACTTTATGGGCTTAGGTGGCGGTAGATAATTAGCAATGGATAAGAGTTTTTTTAATTTTTTACTAATTTTAAAAGATACAAGTTAAATGTGTTTTAGCGTATAATTTTTTCAAAATATTAAAAATGTTAAATATGTTTAAAAATCCCGTAATAATAATCATAATAATAATAAGCGTATTCTTTCCTATAAAAAGTTATAGTCAACAGACACAATCTTTAGGAATACAAGCTAACCGTTGTCGTTATTATTATATTCGTTCCCGTTCTGGAGATCATACTGCGAGAAACTTATTAATCTATAGAGAAGGTGACATCATTGATATAACTGGATTAAATAATTGTATTAATGTCATTGACAATTATCTTCAGCAAACTAATGTCACCCCAGAAGAAAAACAAGTATATGAAAACGTGAAAAATCATTTATCCTCTTGGCGTAATCAAATTAAAAATTAAGCCTTTCTTTATTACTTATTACTTATTAATATTAACTATCTTCCGATGCCTATATAATGAAAACCTGCTTCTTCGATGGCTTTACAATCAAGAAAATTACGCCCGTCAATGATAAGAGGATTTTTAACTAATTTTCTCATTTTGGATAAGTCAAGTTTTAAAAATTCTTGCCAGTCAGTGACTAACACCAAAGCGTCACAACCATCGGCTAACATCTCAGCATTACTTTCGATAATGACACCAGAAAGTCCATGACTTAAGCCTGTTTGGGATACGATAGGATCATAAGCTTTAACTTTAGCACCAAGACGATTTAATTCTTGGATGATATTCAACGCTGGTGCATCACGCATATCATCAGTATCAGGTTTAAAGGTTAACCCCAATAATCCCACTACTTTTCCTTTCAAGATTTTTAATTCATGTTGGAGTTTTTCGATAATAATTACTCTTTGACGCTCATTTACCTTCACTGCGGCATTCATTAATTCGGTTTCGTAGCCATAATCATGGGCAGTATGTATTAATGCTGACACATCTTTAGGAAAACATGATCCCCCCCAACCAATACCAGCTTGTAAAAATTTACTACCAATACGGGAGTCTAAACCAATACCTTGAGCTACCTGTGTCACGTCTGCTCCTACTCGATCGCAAATATTTGCCACTTCATTGATAAAACTGATTTTTGTGGCTAAGAAGGCATTTGCCGCATATTTAATCATTTCCGCCGAGCTTAAATCAGTTACAACTAAAGGTACTGGTGGTAAAGTATGATCATAGGAAAAACTACGATTAACTAAAGGCTCATATAATTCCTTCATCATAGCGATAGCTTTTTCACTACCACTACCTAAAACAATACGATCAGGATTAAAAGTGTCATAAACGGCACTACCTTCTCGCAAAAATTCGGGATTACTAACCACATCAAATATAGGAGTTGATTCTTCCGTCATCACAAAACCGTCTCCTAAAGTTTGGCTTTGTTTTTCTTTGAAACCATCTAAGACGATCATGCGTACCCAATCTCCTGAGCCAATGGGGACAGTTGATTTATTGACGATTACTTTATAACCACCGTTAAGATTATTACCAATCCCCCGTGCAACAGCTTCTACATAACGGGTATCACTTTCTCCTGTGGGTAAAGGTGGAGTGCCAACAGCGATAAATAAAATCTCACCATGATTCACTCCTGCACCCAAATCTGTAGTAAAATTTAACTTCCCACTATTCATACAAGAGTGCATCAATTCTGACAATCCTGGCTCATATATAGGGGATTGTCCTCGTTTCATTAGTTTTACTTTTTCTTCATTATTATCGACACATATTACATCATGACCAATATGAGCTAAACATACTCCTGTAACTAATCCGACATATCCAGTGCCAATGACACAAACACGCATAACTTTCTCCTTAATCAATAATTTTGTTAATAATCTAAATTAGTTAATTCTCTGGGTGAATGACATTCACCCCTAAAAATTGTCTAATTATTTTCAATACGACGACGAAAATCATCGATGGTGATTTTTAAACCCTCCACTAGAGGAATAGTAGGTTGCCAGTCTAAATAATGTTTTGCTTTGGTAATATCAGGCTGACGTTGTTTAGGATCGTCTTCTGGTAAAGGTTTGTAAACCAATTCAATGTCAGGATTTACCATTTCTTGGATAGTTTGTGCCAATTGTAAAATAGTATATTCCCCCGGATTTCCTAGGTTTATAGGACCAACATAATCATTATTCATTAAACGCATCAATCCTTCAACTAAGTCGGAAACATAGCAAAAACTACGGGTTTGTGAACCATCACCATATACTGTTAAGGGAATACCTCGAATAGCCTGAGCAATAAAATTACTAACAACACGTCCGTCTTTTTCTAGCATTCTAGCGCCATAAGTATTAAAAATTCTTGCTACTCGAATCTCTACTTTATGCTCACGATAATAGTCAAAAGTAAGAGTTTCTGCGACTCTTTTACCTTCATCATAACAACTACGAATCCCTATACAATTTACATTTCCTCTATATTCTTCAGGTTGAGGATGTACATCAGGATCTCCATAAACTTCAGATGTGGAGGCTAATAAAAATCTAGCTTTAACTCGTTTAGCTAACCCTAACATATTTAAAGTTCCCATTACGTTAACTTTTGTTGTTTTGACGGGATTAAATTGGTAATGAATGGGAGAAGCTGGACAAGCTAAATGATAAATTTGATCTACTTCTAACCTAATGGGTTCTGTAATATCATGACGAATTAGTTCAAAACGTGGGTTATTAAACCATTGCTCGATATTGCTTTTATTGCCTGTATAAAAGTTATCTAAACATAATACTTCATGACCTTGATTCATAAGACGATCAACAAGATGAGATCCTACAAATCCCGCACCACCTGTAACTAAAATTCTCATATAACCTAATCCAAGAATCTAAAATTAATCTATAAATTACCTTGTATAGGTTACTTTAGGCAAATTTTTTTGTGATTTTATCAAAAATTATTTTTGGTGGTTAAACGGAAGGAGAAATTAAAACAAAAGGTTGGACAATGATTGTATTGAATTGATAATCAGGTTTACTATTCCATAAACTTAATTGTTGAGTAGTCGGTTTTTGAATCAACTGCTCACTAATCCAATTTTCGACTAAATTTGTTTTATCTTCGGCGATGGCATAACCCACTTCAATTAAATCTAAATTTTGATCAACTACAATTAAAGCATCTCTTTGAGCATGAGGAATTAAATCTTTCCAATCCATTTGTGCTATTTGTTGTTGTAATTGTGTTTTTAAATTTGACATGAACAAACTTTGATTTTATTTGACCTTAAAATATTGTATCGAATATATCCCAAAGGTCATCAACTATTTTTTCTGAGTTGTTAATTGTTAATTGTTAATCGTTGATTATTAATTGTTAATTATTAATTATTTCCAACCATTATCAGCTTGAGAAAGAACATAAG encodes the following:
- the atpC gene encoding ATP synthase F1 subunit epsilon, producing MTLTVRVITPDKTVWDQTAQEVILPSSSGQLGILTDHAPLLTNLDIGVIRVRSDKEWKSIAVMGGFAEVEQNEVKILVNGAELGDSINKEEAQNGLAEAQKSLEQATTSGDIRLQMKATQNVKKARARLQAAS
- the atpD gene encoding F0F1 ATP synthase subunit beta, whose product is MVAVQEKTNVGKIVQVIGPVVDAEFPSGSLPRIYNAIRVEGTNEAGQEVSVTCEVQQLLGDNQVRAVSMTTTDGLVRGMRIVDLGAPISVPVGKATLGRIFNVLGEPVDEKGPVNTTETSPIHRKAPAFTDLDTKPTVFETGIKVVDLLTPYRQGGKIGLFGGAGVGKTVIMMELINNIAIQHGGVSVFGGVGERTREGNDLYNEMIESKVIDSENPENSKIALVYGQMNEPPGARMRVGLSALTMAEYFRDVNKQDVLLFIDNIFRFVQAGSEVSALLGRMPSAVGYQPTLGTDVGELQERITSTKEGSITSIQAVYVPADDLTDPAPATTFAHLDGTTVLSRGLASKGIYPAVDPLDSSSTMLQPSIVGEDHYNTARAVQSTLQRYKELQDIIAILGLDELSEEDRLVVDRARKIERFLSQPFFVAEVFTGSPGKYVTLADTIKGFNKILSGELDSLPEQAFYMVGSIEEVIAKAEKMKG
- a CDS encoding chromate transporter; protein product: MPENKKQPLTEIAKVFLKLGAIAFGGPAAHVAMMDEEIVNKRQWMSREKLLDLLGVTNLIPGPNSTELAIHIGYEKAGWKGLIVAGSCFIFPAMAIVWILAILYVRYENVPSAEWLLYGIKPVVIAIIIQALWKLGKKAMKNIPTTIGGILATVGFFFGGDEVIILLVVGLGVMVYENFAKNKMQGALLLPFSGLLAQNSVNLTFIPSGLNIFLAFLKIGSLLYGGGYVLLAFLQRDLVENYQWLTSEQLLDAIAIGQLTPGPIFTTATFVGYLVAGNLGAISATVGIFLPSFLLVLLVNPWVNKIRNSQSASSFLDGVNTASLGLMAGVTFILIRTSVIDSLTLILTIVTTIIIFCYQVNSAWLVLGGGLLGFIVMNN
- a CDS encoding alpha/beta fold hydrolase, with translation MMERKTFIKDDKIQISYLEWNQGKTPLMLLHGMADNAFVWTSLGEHLKDNYHIIAPDLRGHGDSSKPETGYFTEDIISDLEALINYLGWQKIHILAHSWTAKLVPIWATKNPDYFLSMILVDPFYINKIPDVFKITFPFLYQVLPFLKMTGNFTTYEKAENLAKTLKQYQGWTPLQEKVFQNSIKKNDDGTWSSKFVLEARNEIFTDVMLQAGLTEKLVIPTLFIQPEKGLNRTSWQLQPFKTYLSNLTIKTVPSNHWAFLVQPQPFNEVIEEFLETRKN
- a CDS encoding cation:proton antiporter; translated protein: MTDLIALFSAAAFGGLLASILKQPVILGYLLAGIIVGPFELGLIHDYEIVETIAELGVTFLLFAIGVEFSFAELNKVRNISLGGGGLQLALTIGITAFISFTVGWVASIPEGIFLGELLSLSSTAVVIKALMESNETGTSHGQVMLGILIVQDLALGLMLAVLPALNQPIDEIGIAIGVALLKLALFALGAIAVGKWLIPPYLKLLAKTESKEIFLLGVVALCLCIALLTGEIGLSTEMGAFVAGLMISEVEYSDQTLDYVEPLRDICAAAFFVSIGILIDPVFLWNNLALILGLVSLVFVGKSLIITPLVILFRYPLKTALIAGFGLAQIGEFSFVLADKGRDFSLISNDIYMLVLGTTAMTLVVTPFVLKFLPIILSEAESSPTFENWFATLEKPIEISEESTFKNHVIVCGYGRVGKNVVKLLLNQGHKVLVIDQSEEKIKKLRDKKIPYLYGSASSLVVLEKAEVCSAKAMAIALPDSMSSRLCVKRALQINPELDMVVRANDAEDIEMLYQLGAKEVIQPEFEASLELSGHLLRVLGVSKLIIQQKIQEIRQSQYLQLQPERSDEEILRELEEAVSTMNNKWYTLPAESSLIGMTLEKAHVRRLTGVSIIEIKRSNGEKLDYPPAQTVFEKDDKLLLVGAPEDFEAFDYLAKEKVMLPKEGESCLWVSIPKNSDLASQKLEEIKQQKQSGVIIQGIRRKNQYIRFPDAEKDIKAGDNILLFGKLDKLTQIS
- a CDS encoding UDP-glucose/GDP-mannose dehydrogenase family protein; amino-acid sequence: MRVCVIGTGYVGLVTGVCLAHIGHDVICVDNNEEKVKLMKRGQSPIYEPGLSELMHSCMNSGKLNFTTDLGAGVNHGEILFIAVGTPPLPTGESDTRYVEAVARGIGNNLNGGYKVIVNKSTVPIGSGDWVRMIVLDGFKEKQSQTLGDGFVMTEESTPIFDVVSNPEFLREGSAVYDTFNPDRIVLGSGSEKAIAMMKELYEPLVNRSFSYDHTLPPVPLVVTDLSSAEMIKYAANAFLATKISFINEVANICDRVGADVTQVAQGIGLDSRIGSKFLQAGIGWGGSCFPKDVSALIHTAHDYGYETELMNAAVKVNERQRVIIIEKLQHELKILKGKVVGLLGLTFKPDTDDMRDAPALNIIQELNRLGAKVKAYDPIVSQTGLSHGLSGVIIESNAEMLADGCDALVLVTDWQEFLKLDLSKMRKLVKNPLIIDGRNFLDCKAIEEAGFHYIGIGR
- a CDS encoding UDP-glucuronic acid decarboxylase family protein codes for the protein MRILVTGGAGFVGSHLVDRLMNQGHEVLCLDNFYTGNKSNIEQWFNNPRFELIRHDITEPIRLEVDQIYHLACPASPIHYQFNPVKTTKVNVMGTLNMLGLAKRVKARFLLASTSEVYGDPDVHPQPEEYRGNVNCIGIRSCYDEGKRVAETLTFDYYREHKVEIRVARIFNTYGARMLEKDGRVVSNFIAQAIRGIPLTVYGDGSQTRSFCYVSDLVEGLMRLMNNDYVGPINLGNPGEYTILQLAQTIQEMVNPDIELVYKPLPEDDPKQRQPDITKAKHYLDWQPTIPLVEGLKITIDDFRRRIENN
- a CDS encoding DUF2288 domain-containing protein, whose translation is MSNLKTQLQQQIAQMDWKDLIPHAQRDALIVVDQNLDLIEVGYAIAEDKTNLVENWISEQLIQKPTTQQLSLWNSKPDYQFNTIIVQPFVLISPSV